A section of the Flavobacteriales bacterium genome encodes:
- a CDS encoding GlsB/YeaQ/YmgE family stress response membrane protein: MGILWSLIVGGVAGWLAGQLMKGGGYGLVVNIVLGLVGGFVGDLVFGALGLDATNLIGRIICATVGAVLLIALARALRK, encoded by the coding sequence ATGGGTATCCTCTGGAGCTTGATCGTGGGCGGCGTGGCCGGATGGCTCGCCGGACAGCTGATGAAGGGCGGTGGCTACGGACTCGTCGTGAACATCGTGCTCGGGCTCGTGGGCGGCTTCGTCGGCGACCTGGTGTTCGGTGCTCTCGGGTTGGACGCCACCAACCTCATCGGCCGCATCATCTGCGCCACCGTCGGCGCCGTGCTGCTGATCGCGCTGGCCAGGGCGCTGCGGAAGTAG
- the cphA gene encoding cyanophycin synthetase: MRILRVEAMRGPNYWSVKRHHLIVMRLDIEDLEEKPTDKIPGFYERLTALLPSTFSHRCSEEHEGGFWERVKRGTWMGHVIEHIALEIQTLAGMDTGFGRTRGTGEHGVYNVVFSYVEEPVGLFAARAAVRIAEALISGEPYDLEADIQKMRELREESRLGPSTASIVHEALNRGIPYLRLNGQSLVQLGHGVHQKRIRATITSHTSNIGVEIACDKEETKQLLESYEIPVPKGRVVRSEEGLLEALPIVGFPCVIKPIGGNHGRGATIGIKTTEEAITALAKAREISRSVIVERYITGLDHRLLVIDHQFVAAAKRTPACVIGDGARSIRQLVEAVNADPRRGYGHEKVLTRIDIDDHTEKLLARRDMTPDSVPPKDEVVYLKATANLSTGGTATDVTEIVHPYNVFMAERISRIIDLDICGIDIMTDDITRPLTETGGAVLEVNAAPGFRMHLEPTEGIGRNVAEPVVDMLFPPGAPSRIPIISITGTNGKTTTTRLTAHIMRSVGHKVGMTCTDGVYIMNRLLMTGDCTGPVSAQFVLKDPLVDMAVLETARGGILRAGLGFEHCDVGIVTNVAADHLGLKDINTIDDLAQVKSVVPRSVRREGYAILNADDERVMAMRKACDCRIALFSLDENNRLIRQHCKLGGLAAIYENGFITISKGEWKLRIEKAVNVPLTYGGRAVFNIQNILPAVLAAYVRGVKIEELRQALATFVPSPAQTPGRLNLFQFKNFQVVVDYAHNPHGFEALGRFLSKVADTPKIGVIAGVGDRRDEDTVNLGRLSARMFDEIIIRQDRNLRGKSDDEIIALLVKGIHEVDPAKKFTILKKEEEAIRHAIGTAPKGAFVVLCSDVVPDALQLVLKLKEQDDQVPFSKDDIPNRNKELVG; the protein is encoded by the coding sequence ATGCGCATTCTCCGCGTCGAGGCCATGCGAGGCCCGAACTATTGGTCGGTCAAACGACATCACCTCATCGTGATGCGCCTCGACATCGAGGACCTGGAGGAGAAACCCACGGACAAGATCCCGGGCTTCTACGAGCGCCTCACCGCGCTGCTGCCCTCCACCTTCAGCCACCGGTGCAGCGAAGAGCACGAGGGCGGCTTCTGGGAGCGCGTGAAGCGCGGCACCTGGATGGGGCACGTGATCGAGCACATCGCGCTGGAGATCCAGACCCTGGCCGGCATGGACACAGGGTTCGGACGCACCCGGGGCACCGGTGAGCACGGGGTGTACAATGTGGTGTTCAGCTACGTGGAGGAACCCGTGGGCCTCTTCGCCGCCCGCGCCGCCGTGCGCATCGCCGAGGCGCTCATCAGCGGTGAGCCGTACGACCTGGAGGCCGACATCCAGAAGATGCGCGAACTGCGCGAGGAGAGCCGCCTCGGCCCCAGCACCGCGAGCATCGTCCACGAAGCCCTCAACCGCGGGATCCCCTACCTCCGGCTGAACGGCCAGAGCCTCGTGCAGCTGGGCCATGGGGTCCACCAGAAGCGCATCCGGGCCACCATCACCAGCCACACCAGCAACATCGGCGTGGAGATCGCCTGTGACAAGGAGGAGACCAAGCAGCTGCTGGAGAGCTATGAGATCCCCGTGCCCAAGGGACGCGTGGTGCGGAGCGAGGAAGGGCTGCTGGAGGCCCTGCCCATCGTCGGCTTCCCCTGCGTCATCAAACCCATCGGCGGCAACCACGGCCGCGGCGCCACCATCGGCATCAAGACCACGGAGGAGGCGATCACCGCACTGGCCAAGGCCAGGGAGATCAGCCGCAGCGTCATCGTGGAGCGCTACATCACCGGGTTGGACCACAGGCTCCTGGTGATCGACCACCAGTTCGTGGCCGCGGCCAAACGGACCCCGGCCTGTGTCATCGGCGATGGAGCACGCAGCATCCGTCAGCTCGTGGAGGCGGTGAACGCCGATCCCCGGCGCGGCTACGGGCACGAGAAGGTCCTCACGCGGATCGACATCGACGACCACACCGAGAAGCTCCTGGCCCGGCGCGACATGACGCCGGACAGCGTGCCTCCCAAGGACGAGGTGGTGTACCTGAAGGCCACGGCCAACCTCAGCACGGGCGGCACCGCCACGGACGTCACCGAGATCGTCCACCCGTACAACGTGTTCATGGCCGAACGCATCAGCCGCATCATTGACCTTGACATCTGCGGCATCGACATCATGACCGACGACATCACCCGGCCGCTCACCGAGACCGGCGGCGCGGTGCTGGAGGTCAACGCCGCACCCGGCTTCCGCATGCACCTGGAGCCCACCGAGGGCATCGGCCGCAACGTGGCCGAACCCGTGGTGGACATGCTCTTCCCACCGGGTGCGCCCAGCCGCATCCCCATCATCAGCATCACCGGCACCAACGGAAAGACGACGACCACGCGCCTCACCGCGCACATCATGCGCAGCGTGGGCCACAAGGTGGGCATGACCTGCACGGACGGCGTGTACATCATGAACCGTCTGCTGATGACCGGCGACTGCACCGGTCCGGTGAGCGCGCAGTTCGTGCTCAAGGACCCCCTGGTGGACATGGCGGTGCTGGAGACGGCGCGCGGGGGCATCCTCCGGGCGGGCCTCGGTTTCGAGCACTGCGATGTCGGCATCGTCACCAACGTGGCGGCGGACCACCTGGGGCTGAAGGACATCAATACCATCGACGACCTGGCGCAGGTGAAGAGCGTGGTGCCCCGCAGCGTACGTCGCGAGGGTTACGCGATCCTCAACGCCGACGACGAGCGGGTGATGGCCATGCGAAAGGCCTGTGACTGCCGGATCGCCCTGTTCAGCCTGGACGAGAACAACCGCCTGATCCGGCAGCACTGCAAGCTGGGTGGTCTGGCCGCCATCTACGAGAACGGCTTCATCACCATCAGCAAGGGCGAATGGAAGCTGCGGATCGAAAAGGCCGTGAACGTACCGCTCACCTATGGCGGGCGTGCGGTCTTCAACATCCAGAACATCCTGCCGGCCGTGCTGGCGGCTTATGTGCGCGGCGTGAAGATCGAGGAGCTGCGGCAGGCCCTGGCCACCTTCGTGCCCAGCCCGGCGCAGACCCCCGGACGCCTCAACCTGTTCCAGTTCAAGAATTTCCAGGTGGTGGTGGACTACGCGCACAACCCGCACGGCTTCGAGGCGCTGGGACGCTTCCTCAGCAAGGTGGCCGATACCCCCAAGATCGGCGTCATCGCCGGCGTGGGCGATCGCCGCGACGAGGACACCGTGAACCTCGGCCGCCTCAGCGCCCGCATGTTCGACGAGATCATCATCCGGCAGGACCGCAACCTGCGCGGCAAGAGCGACGATGAGATCATCGCCCTGCTGGTGAAGGGCATCCACGAGGTGGATCCCGCCAAGAAGTTCACCATCCTCAAAAAGGAGGAGGAGGCCATCCGGCACGCCATCGGCACCGCGCCCAAAGGCGCCTTCGTGGTGCTCTGCAGCGACGTGGTGCCCGACGCCCTGCAGCTGGTGCTGAAGCTCAAAGAGCAGGACGACCAGGTGCCCTTCAGCAAGGATGACATCCCCAACCGGAACAAGGAGCTGGTGGGATGA
- a CDS encoding dienelactone hydrolase family protein, with protein MPRVLASILLLLAMNLTAQDLRPVAYADGPQKLNGLVTDDRGTKRPGVLILPAWMGIDDEARTAARELAGEGYIAFIADIYGEGHIPTDFTSARQAATHYKTDFAAYQRRIALALEELKKTGADPDRIAVIGYCFGGTGALEAARALLPVKGVVSIHGGLGKGDRPNGPINTSVLIQHPEADPTVSAADLAGITAELNAAKADWQLISYAHCGHTFTNPAGKEYNKRMADRAWQHLLVFLRDVLG; from the coding sequence ATGCCTCGTGTCCTTGCATCCATCCTCCTCTTGCTCGCCATGAACCTTACCGCTCAGGACCTGAGACCCGTCGCCTATGCGGATGGCCCGCAGAAGCTCAATGGCCTGGTGACGGACGACCGCGGTACGAAGCGCCCCGGCGTGCTCATCCTGCCCGCATGGATGGGCATCGACGATGAGGCCCGGACGGCAGCGCGGGAGCTGGCCGGGGAGGGCTACATCGCCTTCATCGCCGACATCTACGGGGAGGGGCATATCCCCACGGACTTCACCAGCGCCCGTCAGGCGGCCACGCACTACAAGACCGACTTCGCCGCCTACCAGCGCAGGATCGCGCTGGCCTTGGAGGAGCTGAAGAAGACCGGGGCCGACCCGGACCGCATCGCCGTGATCGGCTATTGCTTCGGGGGCACCGGAGCGCTGGAGGCCGCGCGGGCCCTGCTGCCGGTGAAGGGCGTGGTGAGCATCCACGGCGGCCTCGGCAAGGGTGATCGTCCCAACGGTCCCATCAACACCAGTGTGCTCATCCAGCACCCGGAGGCGGACCCCACCGTGAGCGCGGCCGACCTGGCCGGCATCACCGCCGAGCTCAACGCTGCGAAGGCGGACTGGCAGCTGATCAGCTATGCGCACTGCGGCCACACCTTCACCAACCCGGCCGGCAAGGAGTACAACAAGCGCATGGCCGACAGGGCGTGGCAGCACCTGCTGGTGTTCCTGAGGGATGTGCTCGGCTGA